Proteins encoded within one genomic window of Hevea brasiliensis isolate MT/VB/25A 57/8 chromosome 8, ASM3005281v1, whole genome shotgun sequence:
- the LOC110635707 gene encoding uncharacterized protein LOC110635707 — MLQLFFTVAFSAVPLTLYIPPVRSLNHFVETMEDLYRESREYTNRVYPRARHFWSRFLDLLLCNLRLD; from the coding sequence ATGTTGCAGCTGTTCTTTACGGTGGCTTTCTCTGCAGTGCCTTTGACTCTTTATATACCACCAGTTAGGAGCTTGAATCATTTTGTGGAGACCATGGAAGATCTGTACAGGGAGTCTAGAGAATATACTAATAGAGTTTATCCACGTGCAAGGCACTTTTGGTCTAGGTTCTTGGATCTCTTGCTCTGCAATTTGAGGTTAGATTAA